A single genomic interval of Camelina sativa cultivar DH55 chromosome 11, Cs, whole genome shotgun sequence harbors:
- the LOC104725069 gene encoding VAN3-binding protein-like has product MDRSGKTFGEQYWWRSNPAFKPPETPLDSMEFLSRTWSPSATEVSRAVVASPPLSSQPPQMRFSEIQSGSSDVTLVPEDEENGVVAGNTFSFASSETSLMVMERIMAQSPEISSPRTSGRLSHSSFTDSPPISPSDIDDFKQFYRISPSFNGHIRGPSAIPGTAGGSKTVGRWLKDRREKKREETRAQNAQLHASVSVAGVAAAVAAIAAATASQTSAGTDEKVAKNDSAVASAATLVAAQCVEAAEIMGADREHLASIVSSAVNVRSAGDIMTLTAAAATALRGAATLKARALKEVWNIAAVIPVDKGIPKVSGGGYRGGELAPEDNFLGVCSKELLAKGCELLKRTRKGDLHWKVVSIYINRTKQVVLKTKSKHVAGTITKKKKNVVVELVKGLPAWPGRELLEGGENLRYFGLKTFEKRVIEFECKSQREYDLWTQGVSMLLSIASDRKHKC; this is encoded by the exons atggaTAGAAGTGGTAAAACGTTTGGAGAACAATATTGGTGGAGGTCAAATCCAGCGTTCAAACCGCCCGAAACGCCGTTAGATTCGATGGAGTTTCTCTCACGTACTTGGAGCCCTTCCGCGACCGAAGTTTCTAGAGCGGTCGTCGCTTCTCCTCCTCTGAGCTCTCAACCGCCGCAAATGCGTTTCTCGGAGATACAGAGCGGTTCTTCTGACGTCACTTTGGTCCCGGAGGATGAAGAGAACGGTGTCGTTGCCGGAAACACTTTCTCTTTCGCTTCTTCCGAGACTTCTTTGATGGTCATGGAACGTATCATGGCTCAGTCt CCGGAGATTTCATCACCACGGACCTCAGGGAGACTATCACATAGCTCTTTCACCGACAGCCCTCCGATCTCTCCCTCGGACATCGACGACTTTAAG CAATTCTACCGTATAAGCCCATCCTTTAATGGGCACATACGTGGTCCATCCGCCATCCCCGGCACCGCAGGAGGGTCTAAAACTGTTGGTCGTTGGCTAAAGGACCggcgagagaagaagagagaggagacgcGTGCACAGAACGCACAGCTCCATGCATCTGTCTCCGTAGCTGGTGTGGCTGCCGCGGTTGCTGCTATCGCTGCAGCCACGGCCTCTCAGACAAGTGCCGGAACGGACGAGAAAGTGGCCAAGAATGACTCGGCGGTAGCTTCTGCCGCCACTTTGGTAGCGGCGCAGTGTGTGGAGGCGGCAGAGATTATGGGAGCTGATCGTGAGCACTTGGCCTCCATTGTCAGTTCTGCTGTCAACGTTCGTTCTGCCGGGGATATCATGACTTTGACCGCCGCCGCTGCCACAG CTTTAAGGGGAGCTGCGACATTGAAGGCGAGGGCTTTGAAGGAGGTATGGAACATCGCGGCTGTGATTCCAGTAGATAAGGGTATACCAAAAGTAAGTGGTGGTGGTTACAGAGGAGGCGAGTTAGCTCCCGAGGACAATTTCCTCGGGGTTTGCAGTAAAGAATTGCTAGCTAAAGGTTGCGAATTGCTTAAACGCACCCGCAAAG GTGATCTTCATTGGAAAGTTGTTTCGATCTACATAAATAGAACAAAGCAG GTAGTGTTGAAGACTAAGAGCAAACATGTTGCTGGGACcattacaaagaagaaaaaga atgtggtGGTGGAATTGGTCAAGGGATTACCGGCATGGCCTGGTCGGGAATTGCTCGAGGGTGGAGAGAATCTGAGGTATTTCGGGCTTAAGACGTTTGAGAAAAGAGTGATTGAATTCGAGTGCAAAAGCCAAAGGGAATATGATCTTTGGACACAAGGTGTTTCCATGCTTCTTTCCATTGCTTCTGATAGGAAACATAAATGTTGA